A region of Ovis canadensis isolate MfBH-ARS-UI-01 breed Bighorn chromosome 19, ARS-UI_OviCan_v2, whole genome shotgun sequence DNA encodes the following proteins:
- the LOC138424136 gene encoding cathelicidin-7-like, producing the protein METQRAGLSLGRWSLRLLLLGLVLPSASTRSFSYREAVLRAVDQFNERSAEANLYRLLELDPPPEQDAEDRGARKPVSFKVKETVCPRTSQQPVEQCDFRKNGLVKQCVGTVTRYWIRGDFDITCKDIQNVGLFGRLRDSLQRGGQKILEKAERIGDRIKDIFRG; encoded by the exons ATGGAGACCCAGAGGGCTGGCCTCTCGCTGGGACGGTGGTCACTGCGTCTCCTGCTGCTGGGACTAGTGCTGCCCTCGGCCAGCACCCGGTCATTCAGCTACAGGGAGGCCGTGCTTCGTGCTGTGGATCAGTTCAATGAGAGGTCTGCAGAAGCTAATCTCTACCGCCTCCTGGAGCTAGACCCACCTCCTGAGCAGGAT GCGGAGGACCGGGGAGCTCGAAAGCCTGTGAGCTTCAAGGTGAAGGAGACTGTGTGCCCCAGGACGAGCCAGCAGCCCGTGGAGCAGTGTGACTTCAGGAAGAATGGG CTGGTGAAACAGTGTGTGGGGACAGTCACTCGGTACTGGATCAGGGGTGACTTCGACATCACCTGTAAAGAC ATTCAGAATGTGGGGCTATTCGGCCGGCTGCGGGACTCACTCCAAAGAGGTGGGCAGAAAATCCTCGAAAAAGCAGAGAGAATTGGTGACAGAATCAAAGATATCTTCAGGGGATGA
- the LOC138424252 gene encoding LOW QUALITY PROTEIN: cathelicidin-1-like (The sequence of the model RefSeq protein was modified relative to this genomic sequence to represent the inferred CDS: inserted 1 base in 1 codon), giving the protein METQRASLSLGRCSLWLLXLGLALPSASAQVLSYREAVLRAVDQLNEQSSEPNIYRLLELDQPPQDDEDPDSPKRVSFRVKETVCPRTTQQPPEQCDFKENGLLKRCEGTVTLDQVRGNFDITCNNHQSIRITKQPWAPPQAARICHFVLIRVCR; this is encoded by the exons ATGGAGACCCAGAGGGCCAGCCTCTCCCTGGGGCGCTGTTCGCTGTGGCTCC AGCTGGGACTAGCGCTGCCCTCGGCCAGCGCCCAGGTCCTCAGCTACAGGGAGGCCGTGCTTCGTGCTGTGGATCAGCTCAATGAGCAGTCCTCAGAACCCAACATTTACCGTCTTCTCGAGCTGGACCAGCCTCCTCAGGAT GATGAAGACCCGGACAGCCCGAAGCGGGTGAGCTTCAGGGTGAAGGAGACCGTGTGTCCCAGGACCACCCAGCAACCCCCGGAGCAGTGTGACTTCAAGGAGAATGGG CTGCTGAAACGGTGTGAGGGGACAGTCACCCTGGACCAGGTCAGGGGGAACTTCGACATCACCTGTAATAAT CACCAGAGCATCAGGATTACAAAGCAACCGTGGGCACCACCACAGGCAGCCCGAATATGTCACTTCGTACTTATAAGGGTTTGCAGATAA
- the LOC138424182 gene encoding cathelicidin-1-like isoform X1, translating to MGRLTLSLCIRPRLSIKGGSLGLGGGRLGTMETQRASLSLGRCSLWLLLLGLALPSASAQVLSYREAVLRAVDQLNEQSSEPNIYRLLELDQPPQDQDEDPDSPKRVSFRVKETVCPRTTQQPPEQCDFKENGLLKRCEGTVTLDQVRGNFDITCNNHQSIRITKQPWAPPQAARICHFVLIRVCR from the exons ATGGGGCGCCTCACGTTGAGTCTTTGCATCAGGCCCAGGCTGAGCATAAAAGGAGGGTCCCTCGGGCTGGGAGGAGGCAGACTGGGCACCATGGAGACCCAGAGGGCCAGCCTCTCCCTGGGGCGCTGTTCGCTGTGGCTCCTGCTGCTGGGATTAGCGCTGCCCTCGGCCAGCGCCCAGGTCCTCAGCTACAGGGAGGCCGTGCTTCGTGCTGTGGATCAGCTCAATGAGCAGTCCTCAGAACCCAACATTTACCGTCTTCTCGAGCTGGACCAGCCTCCTCAGGAT CAGGATGAAGACCCGGACAGCCCGAAGCGGGTGAGCTTCAGGGTGAAGGAGACCGTGTGTCCCAGGACCACCCAGCAACCCCCGGAGCAGTGTGACTTCAAGGAGAATGGG CTGCTGAAACGGTGTGAGGGGACAGTCACCCTGGACCAGGTCAGGGGGAACTTCGACATCACCTGTAATAAT CACCAGAGCATCAGGATTACAAAGCAACCGTGGGCACCACCACAGGCAGCCCGAATATGTCACTTCGTACTTATAAGGGTTTGCAGATAA
- the LOC138424182 gene encoding cathelicidin-1-like isoform X2: MGRLTLSLCIRPRLSIKGGSLGLGGGRLGTMETQRASLSLGRCSLWLLLLGLALPSASAQVLSYREAVLRAVDQLNEQSSEPNIYRLLELDQPPQDDEDPDSPKRVSFRVKETVCPRTTQQPPEQCDFKENGLLKRCEGTVTLDQVRGNFDITCNNHQSIRITKQPWAPPQAARICHFVLIRVCR, encoded by the exons ATGGGGCGCCTCACGTTGAGTCTTTGCATCAGGCCCAGGCTGAGCATAAAAGGAGGGTCCCTCGGGCTGGGAGGAGGCAGACTGGGCACCATGGAGACCCAGAGGGCCAGCCTCTCCCTGGGGCGCTGTTCGCTGTGGCTCCTGCTGCTGGGATTAGCGCTGCCCTCGGCCAGCGCCCAGGTCCTCAGCTACAGGGAGGCCGTGCTTCGTGCTGTGGATCAGCTCAATGAGCAGTCCTCAGAACCCAACATTTACCGTCTTCTCGAGCTGGACCAGCCTCCTCAGGAT GATGAAGACCCGGACAGCCCGAAGCGGGTGAGCTTCAGGGTGAAGGAGACCGTGTGTCCCAGGACCACCCAGCAACCCCCGGAGCAGTGTGACTTCAAGGAGAATGGG CTGCTGAAACGGTGTGAGGGGACAGTCACCCTGGACCAGGTCAGGGGGAACTTCGACATCACCTGTAATAAT CACCAGAGCATCAGGATTACAAAGCAACCGTGGGCACCACCACAGGCAGCCCGAATATGTCACTTCGTACTTATAAGGGTTTGCAGATAA